The nucleotide sequence TACTCTCCTCTATCTGTAAAGATTCTTTTGACACAGACTTACACGAGACTGTACACAAACTTTTAAAACCTAAATTCATACTATTCAATATTAATTCTATATCCTATTATTTTTAATTCTTAACTATTTCTAATTCATTGCTTGTTTTTAGCCTGTATTATTCTGTGTTTAATTGTATTTGAGCTTTTCACTTTATTATTCAACAATAGTTCAAGTCTATAATTGTTTATATTTTTTATGTCTTTAGTCTGTGCTTGGTCTGTGTTAGTCTGTGTCTAATTATTTTTTGTTTTTATTTCAAAATATTTTCCTCTTAAACTCCAACTTCTGCCCAAAATTAACCAACAAACCTACTCTCATCCCTGTTGCCTTCAAATAATTTACAAGTTGAACTTCATGTGCCTTATTTAACCTTGAAACTGCTTTTGCCTCAATCATGACTCTATCTTCAACAATAATATCAACTCTATACTCTCCAACAACCTCATTATCATAAAAAACTCTTATTTCTTTCTGATTTTCTGCTTTAAGATCATTCTTTTTAAATTCTATCATTAAAGCATTTTCATATACACTCTCTAAAAAACCATATCCAAGTTCATCATAAACATTATAAAAACATCTAATTATCTTTTGAGTTAAATTTTTATATAGGTATTCACTCATAAAAGACTCCTCAAACATTTTCTAAGGCAAGATTTTTTAAAGTTTATATTTAACTTGTCTTTATGTTTCTAGTCTGTGGCTCGTCTGTGTTAGTCTGTGCCTAATTATTATTTATCTTTTGACACGAGACTTTCACGAGACTATCCACAAGACTTTTTAAATCCTAATTCATAATTATTCAATATCAAACTAACTATATTCTATCATTTCTAAGCTTCTCTCTTAATTAAGTCTATGTTTTATTTTTAGTCTGTGCTTGGTCTGTGTCAGTCTGTGTCTAATTATCATTTTTTAATTTTTTATTTATCTTGTAAGTATTTTTTGGCACTACTTCCTCTAATAAATCAAGAACTTTCCTTGCTATATTTGCTGCTTTTTTAGATTCCTCAATAGTAAATTCTTCATAATCTCCCGGATATCTTGCTTCAACTGCATAATCATTTAATAAACTACTATTACTTCGAATTACTTCAAATTTATCAGTCTCTCGTTTACATAGATTGAGCAAATATTTAATATCATGACTTCTTCTAAAGTCTATCTATTTATAAATTAAGAAAGCTTTCAAACTTTTCTCTACACATTGTTGACTATAAAAACCAATAGTAGATGTCAAAAACGATAATTTCTTTTCTGGTGCTACGAGGAGAGTTTCCGCAGTTATTAAATCTTCTTTAGCTTTCTTCAACCATTCCTTTACTAATGTATTAATTTTCTCTTTGTTTGTCATAAATAACTTCTCCTTCCTCTTTAATGGTATAAGGAAGGGCACCTATTATATTTTCCTTTTCTTTAAGCTTATCTTCAGTATATACTAAAATATCAGTTGGAAAAACTCTATCTTGTAATAGACTATCTATTTTATGTCTGACCCTTCTTAAAGAGTCATTATCCTCATTTACTATAAAAAGCAAATCCACATCACTATTACTATTATAATCTCCCCTGGCATAAGAACCAAAAAGAATAATCTTACTTAAATCTATCATTTGTACTGTTCGTTCTTTAACATCTTCAAGGTATTCTTTTATATCTAAATCATTCACTTTATAAGTATTATTCACACTCATACCTCACACTCCTTACTCTTAAACTAAGATAATCTTCTTTCACCGTTCTTTTCTATTCTTATCTTTAGTCTATGCTTGGAATACTATTATATCATATTCACTCCTAAAACAAACGATAATCTATTTTCTATTTAATTTCTTAATCTTAATCTGAACTCCTTTTTTAGTCTGTGTTTTGTCTGAGTAAGTCTGTGTCTAATTTGTCTTTTAAAATCTTTTTGACACGAGATTGTATTTGAATTTTTCACTTTATTATTCAACAATATTTAAGTCTATAATTGTTTTTGTTTTTTATGTCTTTAGTCTGTGCTTGTCTGTGATAGTCTGTGTCTAATAAATATTTAAAGATTTTATTCTTTTATCTACTTACATATACCCTTCTTTACGT is from Selenihalanaerobacter shriftii and encodes:
- a CDS encoding GxxExxY protein — its product is MSEYLYKNLTQKIIRCFYNVYDELGYGFLESVYENALMIEFKKNDLKAENQKEIRVFYDNEVVGEYRVDIIVEDRVMIEAKAVSRLNKAHEVQLVNYLKATGMRVGLLVNFGQKLEFKRKIF
- a CDS encoding nucleotidyltransferase domain-containing protein, whose translation is MSVNNTYKVNDLDIKEYLEDVKERTVQMIDLSKIILFGSYARGDYNSNSDVDLLFIVNEDNDSLRRVRHKIDSLLQDRVFPTDILVYTEDKLKEKENIIGALPYTIKEEGEVIYDKQREN